The following coding sequences lie in one Methylotenera versatilis 301 genomic window:
- a CDS encoding YhcH/YjgK/YiaL family protein gives MIIDTIDNIQRYAAMHALFPHVFEYIKTTDLLALPNGKHAILNDDIFVLIQRGIGQTKAESKLECHRKYIDIQLVLNGTDEMGWNPLADCQQAIDTFNTANDVHFFEDAPLNWLATPTNKFCIFFPEDAHSGMVSEHHLHKAVFKIAVNPTNQP, from the coding sequence ATGCATTATTTCCTCATGTGTTTGAATACATCAAAACCACAGATTTGCTAGCACTACCTAATGGCAAACATGCCATCTTAAACGATGATATATTTGTGCTCATTCAACGTGGAATTGGGCAAACTAAAGCTGAATCTAAGCTTGAATGCCACCGAAAATACATCGACATTCAACTGGTACTTAATGGCACAGATGAAATGGGCTGGAATCCGCTTGCAGACTGCCAACAAGCAATTGATACTTTCAATACCGCTAATGACGTGCATTTCTTTGAAGATGCTCCGCTGAATTGGCTTGCTACGCCCACTAATAAATTTTGTATATTCTTCCCCGAAGATGCCCATTCCGGCATGGTTTCAGAGCATCATCTGCACAAAGCGGTTTTTAAAATCGCAGTAAACCCGACAAATCAACCTTAA
- the mnmD gene encoding tRNA (5-methylaminomethyl-2-thiouridine)(34)-methyltransferase MnmD — translation MQSPSNTANIEWRDGQPYASEFQDVYFSTDNGLLETDYVFLQGNHLAERWLDSDLQTFSIAETGFGTGLNFLCAVNIWLSTSPMNAKLHYISAEKYPLSLQDLRTALNLWPQLKTVIEPLLAQYDNLINGANTILLYDNRVQLSLLIGDATACFSKVTSQVDAWFLDGFAPAKNPDMWQTELYQQMARLSNASTTFATFTSAGDVRRGLMSAGFNVHKRIGFGKKREMLIGNFVE, via the coding sequence ATGCAATCTCCTAGTAATACTGCCAACATCGAATGGCGTGACGGACAGCCTTACGCCAGCGAATTCCAAGATGTTTACTTCTCCACTGATAATGGCTTATTGGAAACAGACTATGTGTTTTTGCAAGGCAATCATTTAGCAGAACGTTGGCTTGATTCAGACTTGCAAACTTTCAGCATCGCTGAAACTGGCTTTGGTACTGGCTTAAACTTCTTATGTGCCGTCAATATATGGCTAAGCACAAGCCCTATGAATGCAAAACTGCATTATATTAGCGCAGAAAAATATCCGCTTAGTTTGCAAGACCTCCGCACCGCCTTAAATCTTTGGCCGCAACTCAAAACAGTTATCGAGCCACTTTTAGCGCAGTATGACAACCTAATTAATGGCGCTAATACAATCCTCCTTTATGATAATCGCGTGCAGCTAAGTCTTTTAATCGGCGATGCCACAGCATGTTTTAGCAAAGTCACCAGTCAAGTCGATGCTTGGTTTTTAGATGGCTTTGCCCCAGCTAAAAACCCTGATATGTGGCAAACCGAGCTGTATCAACAAATGGCTAGGTTATCAAATGCATCCACGACATTTGCAACCTTCACCAGTGCTGGCGATGTGCGGCGAGGTTTAATGAGTGCGGGGTTTAATGTTCACAAACGTATAGGTTTTGGAAAAAAACGTGAAATGCTGATTGGCAATTTTGTTGAATAA